The Mytilus edulis chromosome 4, xbMytEdul2.2, whole genome shotgun sequence nucleotide sequence GATTCCGTTACCATGAACACCGTAATTTCCATAACCACCTAATCCATTCAACCCTCTGCCATGTAAATACCCGTATCCAGGATATCCACTTTGTACACTATATCCATTGTATCCAGCATACCCGCCAATGTTTAATGGTGAACTGTAGCCATATGCGTTTTTGGAATATCCCCCGTATCCGTATCCTGATCTACCATAATACGGATATCCAAAGCCACCATTTCCTTGATATCCCAAACTACCAATATAACCTGGTCCGAAAGGATTTCCATATTTTTTCAGGTTATATTTGGGACTATACCCTTTCTCTCCAGCCTCCGATACCACTAGTCCGACAAGGGCTAAACAAATCAATACTATTGGTGTCATGTTTGTTGGTTCTGAAACGATTTTCAATAAttcgttaaaataaaataataatcataatacCTTCAAAAcataagcaaatacatataaccgaaaatgaaagaaacaagttgcaaataaaatattgagATATATATACGAAATATGACGATAAACGTGATCATTTTTGAGAGAAAGACAATTATCTTTTAAAGCAAATCAACTGCCTACCTTTGTAATGTTCAATGCTGGCGTGTTCCTTGTGATACATATTGTTTGCTACGTCCTTATATAATATACTCACTGACCACACATTTTGTTATAATCAGTTATAAAATAGACATTTAACAATGATAAACATGGTAAAGTgggtttattaaaaataaaagagagGTTATTAAACCACAATGATAGAAAATATTGTCATCAATTATTTGTTGCTATTGTTTTACCCTTTGTTATCGTGGTTTGGGGGTTTTCACTTGTTagtaatatttgatattcattatGCAAGTGTAATTCAGTAATAGGATAATTTCCCATTTTATTAACGTATTCGTACACTTTCATTGATATCTAAGTTGTGTATTTCTAATTATTTGTGTCGTTTAAtgtgcattttaattttttgcatTTAATACTGTATTTGTAATGATGTATTCAAACTCAGACTCTTTTAACGAACGTTAACtgagtaagaggtttagctagctataaaatcaggtttaatctaccattttcttcatcagaaaatgtatgtaccaagtcaggaatgtgccagttattatccattcgtttgatgtgtttgagcttttgattttgcaattttcttagggactttccgttttgaatttcccttggagttcggtaataagttttgctattttacttCTTGCATTCATTCTCCTTTGTTTTTTAAGAAGTTGAATGTTGATTTTATTCTTCTAGAAAATGTATGGACAATAAATAAGCTTAAAGATGCAAATCCTTCAGGCAAGTTGCATTCGTGAATATATGGATCTACATCTACCGAATTACATCATGTAgctgtacaaacattttttcgtaaggtttcatttcttttttatcccttttattctgtctttcatttcattttcttttcttttctttttacctcgcagaaacttacaaaattatggcaaaatataacaacaatggTCTAAAAAACAATGTGtagaaaaactaaagaccgaaagacataaaaccatgcaaaatctgGGATAATACCATATACTCTCCAAGGTCCTGCACATCCTGCTTCACACATATCACCAGCTTTGTCGCTCATGGTAATGGCAAACTCTTACAAAACTTTAGCCAGATTGATAACTGTGAAGTACGTTTAtacaagaggggcgaaagatactacaggaacagtcaaactcataaatcgaaaataaactgacatgccatggctaaaaatgaaaaagacaaaacagacaaataatagtacacaagaaacaacataaacaaaataaagactgagcaacgaGAACcgcaccaaaaactgggggtttgtttgtttgtgtcgTCTCATAAGCGCATTGTGTCTCTTTCGGTTGCTCATCCAATTTTTAACGGAACtataacaactgttatataatTCGAAGGATAGCACACGGTTTACCAAACCATTTTCTTCGGGACATGCCTTACCAAGTCATGCATATGACATTAATTTGTTGGTTGATAACGTTAAATTTGTCAGTTTTCATGAATTTCTGTCCTTTTTCAATTTATCTTGAGGCTCGGtgtgtttgttatattttttttattaaattatatactAGTACTCAATATGTTAGCATGTTGCTACATACAAATGGATATAGCGAGATTCACATGcatttaaattcacgtgaaattgatgtgagtgaaatttgcctgtgtatgtttaatttcaagttttaatCCGGATACCATACACtcgcttaaaaagaaaaagaaaacacaaaacaattatcCCCAAAACTTAGACAAGAACCATCAAAACCCATATCCGCTCCCTTTATTTAAGTTATTCTTAACCTATCATCAATATTATGATGCACTATCATGACTTCAGAAATTGTTACACGGAAAACATATTGAACCTTTTTTTTTGCGAGCTATAGATAATTTAAGTTAGCAATGACAAAATTCTGTAAACGCTATGACCTATATACTGTAATCACAAACCACAATTTGTGATATTTGTTAAAAAGACACACAGCAATGAACGACCATTGCAATAGACGATTTGTGTTTTTAAGGTTAACCACAGCGAAgaaaatattgtaataaattatatatttgtacTTAAACAACAAAAAAGTGTTATCCACTATAATATTAGCGGTTTATGAAACATTCTCAATTTCTGATgatatttggtaaaaaaaaagacacaaagcaACGAAGAACAATTGGAATAGACTATTTGTGTTTTCAAGGTTAACCACAGTGAAGGAAATATTgtatttaatgatatattttcacataaacaacaaaaaagtgTTCTCCACTACTATATTTGCGGTTTATGAAACATTCTCAATTTCTACTGTTTTTCAACTATATGACATTTCTACAGTATTGGTTAAAAGTGTcaaattattttatgttatttaaaagtgaataaacatatattgtattttatacaGTTTTAGTTCAGAGATGGcttgtgaaaataaaatacataattttgataaaaatataccCAGCATAAAGAACATGAATGTTTTTAAAACAGTTTAGTAAATAACAAAGAAAAGGATAGCTGGGAGTACGTTTGACAGCTGATGACGAAATTTTTGTTGTCTTTTGTATTAGTCCAATTTTTTTGGGGTATTATATTTGGCTTCAAATTCAAATTCCAAAATAGTATCAATTGAAATGAGTTTCTCTGCCGTCGGTCAGTTTCGTAAACAATGTTATTATTCCAAACAGTAGCTTACTTACCTACGTGCAAGatgaacaaaatgaaattaaacataatatatttcAGCTTTTTGCTATATCTATTTGTATGTATCAACATTTTAACATATTGAGTACTagtatataatttaataaaaaaatataacaaacacaCCGAGACTgaagataaattgaaaaaaaagcaaaaattcataaaaactgacaaatttaACGTTATCAACCAACAAATTaatgtcatattcatgacttggtaagGCATGTCCCGAGGAAAATGGTTTGTTAAACCGTGTGCCACCCTCCGAattatataacagttgttataGTTCCGTTAACAATTGGATGAGCAACCGAAAGAGACGCAATGCGCTTATGAGACTACACAAACAAACatacccccagtttttgatggggttcttgttgctcagtctttagtttttttatgttgttttttgtgtactattaacTTGTgtctgttttgtatttttcatttaaagcCATGgcatagttattaaaggtaccaggattataatttagtacgccagacgcgcgtttcgtctacataagactcaccagtgacgctcatatcaaaatatttataaagccaaacaagtacaaagttgaagagcatggatgatccaaaatttaaaaaaaggttgtgccaaatacggcttaggtaatctatgcctgagataagaaaatccttagtttttcggtaaattcaaagttttgtaaaaaaaaaccccaggaaatttataaaaatgatcacattattgatattcatgtcaacaccgaagtgttgactactgggatggtgataccctcggggacgaaacgtccaccagcagtggcaccgACCCAGTGGTGCATGTCAGtttatttattttcgatttatgagtttgactgttcatCTAGTATCATTCCCCCTCTTTATAAACGTACTTCACAGGTATACATTTGGCTAAAGTTTTGTAAGAGTTTGCCATTACCATGAGCGACAAAGCTGGTGATATGTATGAAGCAAGATGTGCGGGACCTTCAAAAGTACATGGTATCATCCCAGAGTTAGCATGGTTTCATGTCTTtcggtctttagtttttctaCATATTGTATTGAAGACTATTATTGAccattgttgttatattttggcataatttttttaagtttctgcgaggtgaaaagaaaagaaaatgtaagaCAGAATAATaggaataaaaaagaaatgaaacctTACGAGAAAATGTTTGTACAGCTACATGATGCAATTCAGTAGATGTAGATCCATATATTCACGAATGCAATTTGCCTGAAAGATTTGCATCTTTAAGCTTATTCATTGTCCATACATTTTCTAGAAGAATAAAATCAACATTCAACTTCTTAAAAAACAAATGAGAATGAATGcaagaagtaaaataacaaaacttattACCAAACTccagggaaattcaaaacggaaagtccttcagcaattgcaaaatcaaaagctcaaacacatcaaacgaatggataataactggcacattcctgacttggtacatgcattttctggTGAAGAAAATGGTAGATGAAACCTgagtttatagctagctaaacctctaactcaGTTAACGTTCGTTAAAAGAGTCAGAGTTTGAATAGATCATTACAAATACAGTATTAAATGCACATTAAACGACACAAATAATTAGAAATACACAACTTGGATATCAATGAAAGTGTGCGAATACTTTaataaaatgggaaattgtcctATTACTGAATTACACTTGCattatgaatatcaaatattactAACAGATGAAAATCCCCAAACCACGATAACAAAGGGTAAAACAATAGCAACAAATAATTGATGACAATATTTTCTATCATTGTGGTTTAATAATCTctctctttttaaaaaaaaaaaaaacccacttaacAAGATTTATCTTTGTTAAATGTCTATTTTATAATTGATTATAACAAAATGTGTGGTCAGTGAGTATATTATATAAGGACGTAGCAAACAATATGTATCACAAGGAACACGCCAGCATTGAACATCACAGAGGTAGGCAGTTGAttttctttaaaagatatttgtCTTTCTCTCAAAAATGATCATGTTTATTGTCATATTTcttatatatactagtatctCAATATTTTATTAGcaacatttttctttcattttcggttatatgtatttgcttatgTTTTGAAGgtattatgattattattttattttaacgaaTTATTGAAAATCGTTTCAGAACCAACAAACATGACACCAATAGTATTGATTTGTTTAGCCCTTGTCGGACTTGTGGTATCGGAGGCTGGAGAGAAAGGATATAGTCCCAAATATAACCTGAAAAAATATGGAAATCCTTTCGGACCAGGTTATATTGGTAGTTTGGGATATCAAGGAAATGGTGGCTTTGAATATCCGTCTTATGGTAGATCAGGATACGGATACGGGGGATATTTCAACAACGTATATGGTTACGGTTCACCATTAAACATTGGCGGATATGCTGGATACAATGGATATAGTGTACAAAGTGGATATCCTGGATACGGGTTCATGAACGGAAGGGGTTTGAATGGATTAGGTGGTTATGGAAATTACGGTGTTCACGGTAACGGAATCGGACTTTTTAATGGTAATGGATTTGGTCGAGGACTTGGAGGGTACAACAATCTAAATGGTTTTGGGGCATATGGTATCAATGGGCCATACGGTATTAAAAATGTTGGATCATATGGCATTGgtggtttgaatggttttggaTCATATGGTATTGGTGGTTCGAATGGTTTTGGATCATATGGTATAGGTGGTCTAAATGGTTTAGGATCATATGGTGGTTTTAATGGTTTTGGATCATATGGTAGTTTGAATGGTATTAGTGTCAATGGTGGACTAATAAATGGAAGACGAGGTCTAAGTGGATTCAGCAGTTTCGGTAAATTTGGAGGTTAGTTATCCTACATCACCAAAGAGAAGAAAAGTTGTTATTTAAATGggaaattttataataataatacaacTAATATTGCCAAATATTTACTTGAGAGGGAGATTTATAGAAAATGGCATTCATAAAAAATTATTGATACAGATTAATTTCCCGATACACAAATATGAATGGGTACATTGTAAAACATAGCATACCGCATAATGAATgaattagaaaattatttaaggaatggaagtaaaaggtaaaatattttgtgatAACATTGCTTGTACTTTACACTATTGTGACATTTGCAATATGTTTACACTAAAACTATATCATCAAAGTAATATATAGAAAATGAACATTGATTTGAAAAATAAGAAgaatttaaaataagttttgaaaTAGTAAAACCTAATAATAATAAaccttttgcttttttttctcgttttattTGAAAGTGATCTAGATTAATTTGATACCGATTCTCTGAATCAAACATGTAATACTAAAGAATAGGTATGAACAGCCGTAGAAGACATAAAACTGATCAATTGAAGGGAATGTATATTTAACTTAATCTTTGGAGAATATGAACTGAACTCACTAGTCTTCCTTCAATAATGCAATGCAATCACcttattatattaatattgttttcGTCATTATAGGTAAAAAAGGAACATATTAAGTCCATGAAGAATTGACGTCGATGTTATACCCATTTGTCTtttttatactagtatatgaatattaaaaatgGATATAAACTAtctctttcttcttttttattttttattaccacatttaaagaaaatatggAGATATAAACACACTAATTGATAACAATTCGTGGAAGAAATACTGCGACCAAAAAAGGTGAAATGAGAAACTTGAGTCAACAAAATATTCCAGATATTAAAACCTCCAACAGAATAAACCTTACTTAAAACATGGAGGTGAGGTTATTTTACTTAACAAGGTTTTACTGTATTCATAGGAAGCTGACTTAATATAGAAACTTCGTCTCAAGAAAGAAAAGAATTTAGCAGTATCCTTCATTTTCCGTTATATTTATTccgttatatctatatatatataaaacaagtctaaattgaaaacaacgttcaaacctataattgccttggataaaaaccgcattttttatacgtgtgcatgtaacaaaatttggtgactatgctGAATACATCTATTCCATAGAttgaacttgagataaaggatacaacagatacaattaagttTGCCTAAAAAATTCTAATAATTATATAATTGCCTTTCAATAATTTCATGGTTATGACAAAGTCTACATACAATTGTATGGAAAATATCTTTTTCGTTCAATATTTAATTTCttggtttacctgtacccacgaaaaaaatccacgaaaattggtatccaacgaaaaataatgaatccaatGGAATATCTCCCAGTTGAAATGATATCCCAGGGCTTGatttttctatcatgatttccttgatagttAATTGCTGCTAAAAAAGAAGGCAATAAATCAAGAGTTATCAggtgggaagttgaaatcatccattcgtaaatgttatggacgccatcacgagttgattgtatggaatatccgtttcccCGATGACAACGGATATGACCATATTGCAAACTACAATCACGTCCCCTTGTTCCCGAATATGACTATCAAATCATACCTATAACTAGGTTTTACTAACACGAGCGACATGACGGGTGCTACATGCAGAACCTTATCTGTTCACCCTTCCGAAGAACCTGAGATCAAACCCAAGTTTAAGAGGGGTATGTGCAACTAAATGGTAAGTTTtctatatgaaaaagaagatgtggtatgatatacAACtaaccacaagagaccaaataacagagaaattaacatctatgggtcaccgtacggcttacaataataagcaaagcccataccgcattaaAAGGCCTGAAATGccaaatgcaaaacaattaaacgagaaaactaacggtctaatttatgtacaaaaaattaacaaaaaacaaatttgtaacacatcaacaaacgtcaaccactgaattacaggctcctgacttaggacagacacATGTAAACAGAATGtgacgggattaaacatgttagcgggatcccaaccgtcccctaacctgggacaatgttttttttatgttatgttgtCTTTTTGTTACCCTAACGTTGTCGGTTCATTTTCGATTCATGAGTTCGAATATTGCTTAGGATATTTTTGCttcatttgtttttgtgaaatcgaaAAGGAGATGCTTTAATTGCTGTAAGGaccttgttttaattttgaatataatgTGTGTTATCGTTATTGAGTTTATAATAGAAAAGAACTACAAAGTTTCTATCAAATTAAGATAAATAGCTATAAATGTATTACAAATACTGTAACTAAATCAAATATTATTCTAAATGATTTTTGGACATCAATCTTCTTCGGTCATTTAGTGACAATATTTGCCAACTTGTTCCTTTTGCTTGGTATGTATCGTCATTAAGATTTAAATAAACGAAATAGATGTGCACTGAAACATTATAAATTCAGGGGCAACGTTACCCCAAATAACTAAACACCTTTTCTAAATGTTTTAACATGTACAAAGATTTGTTCAGGCATAATGGTTGTTCATGAAGACCGCTATTTAAAAGACATGATATCATATCACAATTTTGCCGataatgttattttaaaagtatgtatCATCAAGACTTAACTGTACAATGTCATGGCTTTTGTAGACTGATTGTGCGGTAATACCCTTAACCAGTTTGAAGTTGATTGATATACACGTGTGACACATggtttatttaaaatttacaataatatcTGATCTAGCTTTCTGATTGTACGACAAAAGTTTGTGTTGCTCATTTgcatgaaaacatttttttttatcattcggTGAAGTCGAAGAAAAGGGGATGGAAAATGGTAATTGATTTGAAGAAGAAAACTTAGAATGACCATtgaaactactgtaaattcagaaactattgagcgaattttatattataatttttgaaGATTTGACAAAAATGCGAGATAAATTATTgcgaattttgaaaaaaatcgccAAACAGATATATGTACCGGACATAATAGTTCTTATCATTGCGAAACTCACCTAGTCTcattattcacattaataaaaacccCGTCATAACGTATGAATTTACAATACTCTCTCCAATAGAATTATAAAAACAGTACAGACTACTAGAAAAGATTGGTCAAcacgaaaaccaagaaaaaagatattaacaaaacATTTACAACATGGCAGTACACTTAGATCCGCAACGGAGTTGTTTCGTTATGGTCTTCTATAGATTATTAATTAAAGCGATTATCTGAATCTCCTAGATGAATCAGAAATTGAAAAAATCGCATGAAATCAAAAAATGGATCAAAACCAGATGTGTCGTAAAGATCATTTACATTGCAAGATTATTTGAACTAGATTATTGATGATATCTTTTACTTCATGATCAGATGGACAAGTGTGATAATAAGACGCACAGTTGGTTTCTATAAAAATGAACACTCCATTGAAAACACGTCTTCCAACGGTAACAACTATGGTGGGAATGAAATAGATCAAGCCTCTTGATTATATCAGATTTTGAAACGCTTTGTTCCAATCACAATCACATGTCAAATTTAAGGATCATGCTAACTTAACATTCATCTTAAGAAAATCCTCTTTCTACTTCATTTCCATAaaggaaatataataaaattagagAAGCACAGTTGGTTCATATGGGAATGACCACTGTCTACTGGAAAAAAGGTATACAATGACACAAAGAAACAGATCAATCATCTCGATGATGTGAGTTTCAGAGATTCTTTTGTGTAAATGAGAGTTTATCAACACGTTATTTGTCCTCTTTGTTATTTATCTGAAGGGTTAGCATAGATACTAAcacgaaactttttttttttttattaaacaaagaaTTGAACAATAATGTGCGAATAACGAATTATCTACATTATGCCTTGATATAATTATATGATTCCGTAGTTGTGTATGAAATTGTTTTAATCAGTTCCAGTTGTTTATGTTTTTAAACGTTTATTACATTTGATAGATTTCCAAGAATATTCATCAACTCTGAAGACAAACTTGACAACATTTGCATTCTGTACCGCTCAATATTATGATGAAGATTAAAGGTAATCGAACGATTTATCCTATGTTAAAACTTTAATGTCAATCTTGCTCTCAACATGATATGTGTAACATTGTGTCAGCAAAATTCATGTACGCTATTTACTATAGTATAGTTCTTAGATACACCTATGAGAAAGTTAAGCTGAATGGGTACACCAAGATATGATTGTAAATGCAGAATGACCTTTATCAATCATATAGATAGGGCTTTTCAGTGATATAACCATTAGCATGAATAAGCATGCTACATGTGTTTGATTTGttgcatataatttttttaaggTATATAGTGCGGACAAAAATTCTGATCTGATATAcataatgttttgaaaaatgtattattcATTTTAGGAAGACggaaaaacaaattgaaacaacACGTTAAAAAATTCATATATCCGAAGCCCTTATCATTTTCGATGTTAAGTTTAAATTTTCCAATATATATTGGCCTACAACATCACTCAAGAATTACTCTTTTTCGAAATAACCATAAGAAAATCAACGGAGCGTTATataataaatgcaaaaaatatttagTAACAAATAAGTAAGCCAagattaaaagaataaaaaaaaatctaatactGTTGGTAAAATATTGGTACATTTGCATAATGTTATTTGGTTGATCTATAATACTTGTCAGTTTTTAATTTAGAAGGAACTAAGGATGTGCAAACTTGTTATTTCAATGAATTTACTAATAAATGAAATACACCTGATATATTTATGTCATCTTATTACCATACATGTTCTTTAATAAAAATACATCACCATTCaacttttataacaaaacaataaaaagatgACCATTACGAAAGTTGTAAAATATATCAGTCAACGATGTTTAAAAGTGTTTTAATCTTAAATAGATAAATAACAAATACAGTTATAAATGAGACTAATGAAATGACCAGAAATAAGCAATTTGAATACCAGTGAATGTGTACAAATACTTCAATTATGAGGAATTTCCCTCATACTGACTTAAACATGTACAATGCATATCAAATGTCACTAATAGGTATTATTTGTCAACAAACCACGATGACAATCACGGGTAAAACAATAGCAACCAATAATTGATGACAATA carries:
- the LOC139520989 gene encoding uncharacterized protein isoform X1, with amino-acid sequence MITFIVIFQPTNMTPIVLICLALVGLVVSEAGEKGYSPKYNLKKYGNPFGPGYIGSLGYQGNGGFGYPYYGRSGYGYGGYSKNAYGYSSPLNIGGYAGYNGYSVQSGYPGYGYLHGRGLNGLGGYGNYGVHGNGIGLFNGNGFGRGLGGYNNLNGFGAYGINGAYGINNYGSYGIGGLNGFGSYGIGGSNGFGSYGIGGLNGLGSYGGLNGFGSYGSLNVFGSHGIGGLNGNGISVNGRLINGRRGLSGLSSFGKFGGKKGTY
- the LOC139520989 gene encoding keratin, type I cytoskeletal 9-like isoform X2, with product MITFIVIFQPTNMTPIVLICLALVGLVVSEAGEKGYSPKYNLKKYGNPFGPGYIGSLGYQGNGGFGYPYYGRSGYGYGGYSKNAYGYSSPLNIGGYAGYNGYSVQSGYPGYGYLHGRGLNGLGGYGNYGVHGNGIGLFNGNGFGRGLGGYNNLNGFGAYGINGAYGINNYGSYGIGGLNGLGSYGGLNGFGSYGSLNVFGSHGIGGLNGNGISVNGRLINGRRGLSGLSSFGKFGGKKGTY
- the LOC139520991 gene encoding keratin-associated protein 19-2-like; translation: MYHKEHASIEHHREPTNMTPIVLICLALVGLVVSEAGEKGYSPKYNLKKYGNPFGPGYIGSLGYQGNGGFEYPSYGRSGYGYGGYFNNVYGYGSPLNIGGYAGYNGYSVQSGYPGYGFMNGRGLNGLGGYGNYGVHGNGIGLFNGNGFGRGLGGYNNLNGFGAYGINGPYGIKNVGSYGIGGLNGFGSYGIGGSNGFGSYGIGGLNGLGSYGGFNGFGSYGSLNGISVNGGLINGRRGLSGFSSFGKFGGKKGTY